The nucleotide window AAAAGTACAAGAACGCCACGTTCTATCCGTATACTCAGCACGTAGATTTCTGAGGCCTTGCCCCTGGGTGCACCTCGATCATTCTTCCCTTTCATCTAAAAAGAACATTATATAATTCCATCTTTTATTGTACCATAACAAGAGAAAAAATGACCACCGATATTGGTAGTCCTACAGTTTGCTTTATTTTGTATATCGATTTGCATAACTGAATGCGGCGTAAGCATCTGGTTTAATTTTTGCAACCAATCCCATCGCCTTCACACGATTTGTCATGTCTAAAATGAACTCTTTTGTTAACCCATAGTTCCCGATATCCAAATGAATCTCCATGGAAAATTTCGCTTCTTTATAGGGGTGTAACAGTTCCATTAATAGTCCCAAATGCTCTGAGGTAAATAGATAGGCTATCTCTTGACTAAAATAAGTTTCTAAATGAATTTTCTCTCGTAGACTTTCCATTTTTCTATGTACCGTTTGATTACGTAAGCATCCCCATGCCCCCTTTCCTATTCGATGGAGATGAATTGCAGTGATGAATCTTGTACTGTCATGATGGGTTTGTGAGTCTGTGCCAATTGATAAACGATAAACATGAAGAGGGTCTTCACGCATGAATTCATATATACGTAAAAATACCGTATCAAAATCCATACTTTGTTCTGATAAATTATAAAAACGATATCCTTGCATATATGTCACGTCCTTTTTAGAGGCAGACTTTTTTCCAATATATGCAGGCATGCTTACCATTATACGAAAAAAAACTATAATCCTGCATACTTTTAGTGAATATATATTCTAATAGAAAAAAACTCCCTATGTCTTTTCGTATATATTCTGTTAAAGTCCATGTTAATGTTCGCTGCAGGAATTCACCTAGTCAGAGGCCCCCTCGACTCTAATTAACAACAAGCTTTCACATAGCCTTCATAAAAAAAGCAGTGTCCAAATTGGACACTGCTTTTTTTATGAAATCATATCGTAAATTTCAATAGCAACCATATCAATGTTATCAAATTGATATGTTTGTGGCTTCTCACCTGGTTGATACACTTCTAGTTCATATGTATCACTTTTATCAAAATATTTCACGCTGCACTTACGTTCGCCGTTAACCTCAAAATAACGCTGCGCCACTTCACCGTTTGCAGCTTGTTCTTTTAAACTGATTAAGCGAGTTAAAATTCCTTGGAGTAGAGACATAACCATCTCTCCTTTCTATATTCTTCCTGTAACTAGCTTTTACATTAGCATTGATTCTATCCGTATGTAACAGAAAAATTGCCTCAATGTCTAGAATAACGGTTTGCCCAAGGAAACTCAATAAATTTGTCGAAAAAAATTATAAAATAAACAACCCTATTAACAAAGCTAATAATATAATCTTCCACGGTGCTACCTTCCAGACCTGAAATAACATAAAGTAAAACAGTACCAAAACGATATCTACATCGCTTTTTATTGTATCCGTAAAAATAGGATCGTATAATGCTGCAAGTAATATTCCTACCACACCTGCATTTACACCAAGCAATGCTATGCGAACGGCATGTTTACGTTGCAAAATATTCCAAAATGACAACCCGCCGATTATAAGTAAAAAAGCAGGTAAAAATATCCCAGTGGTAGCAATAACCGCCCCTCCAATTCCATACATCACGGTCCCAACATAGCTTGCAAATGTAAATAAAGGTCCCGGCATAGCCTGCGTAAGTGCATAGCCTGCTAAAAAAACATCTTTGTTTATGGCTACTTCTTGCTCAAGCAGCGGCAAGACAACATGGCCACCTCCAAATACCAATGAACCTGTTCGATACATCCCATCAAACAAATGTAATAATTCTGATGAAGTACTTGCATTAAGAATAGGTAAAATTAATAATAATATGAAAAATAAGCCGAACGCGATGATTCCTGTTCTTTTAGAAAGAGAAAATGTAACCGCCACGAAATCATTGTGCTCCTTTTGATAGGCAAAATAACCAATCATACCGCTGATTATCAACGCAATTATTTGTATGAACGGCTGCTCCAACACAAGAACGAATGCAGCAACTGCTAATACAATAGATTGTCGTAATCGATCAGGCGCTAGCTTTTTGCTCATGTCAAAGACAGCCTGTGCCACGACCGCAACTGCTACTAATTTTAAACTTTGAATCCAAGATGCTTGTTCAAATCCGTGCCGATTTATTAGAAAAGCAAACACTGTTAACAAGAAAACAGAAGGAAGTGTAAATCCAAGCCACGCAAAAAAGCCGCCCCCTATTCCTGCTCGTAACGTACCAATGGCAATTCCCACCTGACTGCTGGCCGGCCCTGGTAAAAAATTTGCCAAAGCCACTAAACTTGCATATGTCTGCTCATCTAACCATTTTCGCTTTACAACATACTCTTGACGAAAGTAACCAATATGAGCTGCCGGCCCTCCAAACGATGTACAACCTAGTCGAAAAGCAATTAAGAACACATACCAGTAATTCCTCACTTTTTCACCTCTTTTTTACTATGGTGAAAACTACCTTCATCCTTGTCGTTCTTCCCCAAACTATTTTATAATTAGAAGCAAACTTATACAAATAGGAGATACTATGAAAGAGATTGAATTATATACACAGCCAGAATGTCCCCCTTGTGAGATTGTAAAGTTATTTTTTCAGCACCATCAATTAACTTATACAGAATATAATATTAAAGTAGACACTGATGCTGCAAGACGCCTTACAGAACAGTATCAAGCTTATTCTACACCCACCGTTATTATTAACGGAGAAGCTGTTATTGGATTTAATATAGAGCGTCTAGAACAGCTACTACAATTATAATTAAAAAGCATTGGAAGCTTACACAGAAGCATCATTTGTCTCTCATACAATTGTTTGTTAATTCTAGAGTTCCTGACTTTATAAACAAGGAAACTGCAGCATACAAATCCTCACACAAAAAGCCGCTTGCGTTATACAAGCGGCTCGTCTTATTTGACAATTTCCTTAGGTAGAGTTTCGTATGCATTATATCCCCCTATTTTCCACTTCCCCTGTTCTTTTACCAGCGTTACAACTTCATATACTTTCTTCTTTTCTATTTTTTCATAAACATATACCAGGTTGTGCTCATCATCATATGTAACCTTTGTAGTACTCCCAAAAGAGAAAGGGGCTTTTTCCTCCAGTAAG belongs to Ectobacillus sp. JY-23 and includes:
- a CDS encoding ribonuclease H-like YkuK family protein → MQGYRFYNLSEQSMDFDTVFLRIYEFMREDPLHVYRLSIGTDSQTHHDSTRFITAIHLHRIGKGAWGCLRNQTVHRKMESLREKIHLETYFSQEIAYLFTSEHLGLLMELLHPYKEAKFSMEIHLDIGNYGLTKEFILDMTNRVKAMGLVAKIKPDAYAAFSYANRYTK
- the chrA gene encoding chromate efflux transporter; protein product: MRNYWYVFLIAFRLGCTSFGGPAAHIGYFRQEYVVKRKWLDEQTYASLVALANFLPGPASSQVGIAIGTLRAGIGGGFFAWLGFTLPSVFLLTVFAFLINRHGFEQASWIQSLKLVAVAVVAQAVFDMSKKLAPDRLRQSIVLAVAAFVLVLEQPFIQIIALIISGMIGYFAYQKEHNDFVAVTFSLSKRTGIIAFGLFFILLLILPILNASTSSELLHLFDGMYRTGSLVFGGGHVVLPLLEQEVAINKDVFLAGYALTQAMPGPLFTFASYVGTVMYGIGGAVIATTGIFLPAFLLIIGGLSFWNILQRKHAVRIALLGVNAGVVGILLAALYDPIFTDTIKSDVDIVLVLFYFMLFQVWKVAPWKIILLALLIGLFIL
- a CDS encoding YkuJ family protein: MSLLQGILTRLISLKEQAANGEVAQRYFEVNGERKCSVKYFDKSDTYELEVYQPGEKPQTYQFDNIDMVAIEIYDMIS
- a CDS encoding glutaredoxin domain-containing protein translates to MKEIELYTQPECPPCEIVKLFFQHHQLTYTEYNIKVDTDAARRLTEQYQAYSTPTVIINGEAVIGFNIERLEQLLQL